A DNA window from Dunckerocampus dactyliophorus isolate RoL2022-P2 chromosome 17, RoL_Ddac_1.1, whole genome shotgun sequence contains the following coding sequences:
- the rilpl1 gene encoding RILP-like protein 1 isoform X3 gives MRRYLCWCESAAERLVCIAGMSERERQVMKKLKEVVDKQRDEIRAKDRELTLKNEDIEALQQQQSRLMKINHDLRHKMSVVEAQGKALIEQKVELEAGAQTRWHEVGALRQEVARLRERLQGRMPAGDAPAQPPSPAEEALCEEETGALDSKDPNRARFTLQELRDVLHERNELKAKVFLLQEELAYYKSDETEDQMVTPIPSPSPELRSRSHSSVQHESGIKRLFNLFSRDKRGGGGLWTAKDDAYTEQAQEALPHV, from the exons ATGAGAAGGTATTTGTGCTGGTGTGAAAGTGCGGCTGAGCGGCTTGTGTGCATTGCAGGCATGAGCGAGAGGGAGAGGCAGGTGATGAAGAAGCTGAAAGAGGTGGTGGACAAGCAGAGGGACGAGATTCGGGCCAAGGACCGGGAGCTGACGTTGAAGAACGAGGACATCGAGGCA ctccagcagcagcagtctcgcCTGATGAAGATCAACCACGACCTTCGCCACAAGATGTCGGTGGTGGAGGCGCAGGGCAAGGCGCTGATCGAGCAGAAGGTGGAGCTGGAGGCCGGCGCTCAGACGCGGTGGCACGAAGTGGGCGCCCTCCGGCAGGAAGTGGCGCGCCTGCGGGAGCGGCTGCAGGGGCGCATGCCCGCGGGGGACGCCCCGGCTCAGCCCCCGTCGCCTGCAGAG GAGGCGCTGTGCGAGGAGGAGACGGGGGCCCTGGACTCCAAAGACCCCAACAGGGCCAGGTTCACCCTGCAGGAGCTGCGGGACGTCCTCCACGAGAGGAATGAACTCAAAGCCAAAGTCTTCCTGCTGCAGGAGGAGCTGGCCTATTACAAGAG CGACGAAACCGAAGACCAGATGGTCACGCCTATTCCCAGTCCTTCGCCCGAGCTCAGGAGTCGCTCACACTCTTCGGTGCAGCATGAATCTGGAATCAAACGCCT GTTTAACCTGTTTTCGCGTGACAAGCGTGGCGGGGGCGGCCTGTGGACGGCCAAAGACGACGCGTACACGGAGCAAGCGCAGGAGGCCTTGCCCCATGTCTAG
- the LOC129170231 gene encoding huntingtin-interacting protein 1-related protein-like translates to MSKNKNKSENKTEKALAAEKEQFGKQQLQNISKSVTSAEAPPKSKYVRNILLGTHKEGGAATFWSYTLNLPLSSNAIVSWKFCYVLHKVLRDGHRNSVRDSHRHCRNVKDMGALWGNLHDRYGHIVALSAKFLCHKMEFHAKHKVIPGNLEASDETLEREAGSDMNKVLDMTQELLDYFEAALKMAETVFRQLDANGAKPNTPAGQCRLLPLIPLIPDCSFLYHFCVRLLFKLHSRFSADVLLGHRERFRELFNSLKEFFNRAREMEFFKRIIQIPDLPDAPPNFLRAAALAEYKKPVVVMSNEDRFEDEEEPQAELKDSQQHYLLSQMAVPDAGPWEQRGGENEILKRELDVLKPELELIKSEAQRCVTELRAQVNHLEAEVEEQRTHKQMAQVENEHLRMEVEALRCANVANVGAQLGFKEADSRAQAAEHRFTQLKEKHAELVTSHADLMKKNADTVKQLAHTKQDQDGLWRAKQNLESEVERLRQEKRNSMAQQQNELDRLNKELLEQRAEMALLRSSLESKEMEGSQASSSLSALQAERDTLLRSAGDRDAELAALKQQQSAADLDRDRLNRELESLRAQLQQQLNINAQQKAEIDRLRRELDSVRAELNRVNGTLQSKELSGSQLSSTLAGLQVERDALMRSVRDQEAELNTLRQQAHLQQSSLEQERQRSSMELGSLHAQLQQQACREGELSHKLQEEQFCLLQCAVVEAEGIILDAVAKLDDPIHVRCISSPDYLVNRAEVTLGSVDKMQQSHLLYLGNRNDASGLLRAVTQFSHLAADTIVNGSATSHSAPTDQADRLTDSCRDCANQCLQFLKDLKLQATLQRADPAAIRYSVRRILALGQELRPKGQDVLKEELGDMVDKEMMATSTAIEEAVLRMDEILSQARRDTSGLKLEVNQSILGSCSDLMKAVHMLVTAATDLQKDIVEGGRGAASVTEFYAKNSRWTEGLISASKAVGWGATQLLESADRVVGDVGTYEELIACSHEIAASTAQLVAASKVKAERGNRKLSTVQQASRHVNDMAAVVVTSTKHGQRQISDQGAMDFSGMSLIKLKKEEMEAQVKVLQLESQLEQERVRLGELRKRHYDLGALEDNGLDGDDSFPPPPPPTLLDPGAFSPTQPPPQTFASTNPFAPAATPSSPPPQTYSPSQTYTASHPYMPSQSYITNPSQNYITPQSFSSSQHSSLVSSLSSQPQPPPQPRTTTSTTAAASTDSKSSEPGKLNLNFRKPSIFSKSGNLFKNAFKRGEAGNGES, encoded by the exons CTGCAGAACATCAGCAAATCTGTCACCTCGGCTGAAGCGCCCCCCAAGTCCAAGTACGTGCGCA ACATCCTCTTGGGAACGCACAAGGAGGGCGGGGCCGCCACCTTCTGGTCGTACACCCTCAACCTGCCCCTGTCCAGCAACGCCATCGTCAGCTGGAAGTTCTGCTACGTGCTGCACAAGGTCCTCAGGGACGGCCATCGCAAC TCAGTCAGAGACTCACACAGACACTGCCGCAACGTCAAGGACATGGGGGCACTGTGG GGCAACTTGCACGACCGCTACGGCCACATCGTGGCCTTGTCCGCCAAGTTTCTGTGCCACAAGATGGAGTTCCACGCCAAG CACAAGGTGATTCCTGGCAACCTGGAGGCTTCGGACGAGACGTTGGAGagagaagcaggaagtgacaTGAACAAAGT GCTGGATATGACGCAGGAGCTGTTGGATTACTTTGAAGCTGCGCTGAAGATGGCTGAGACAG TTTTCCGTCAGCTGGACGCCAACGGAGCCAAACCCAACACCCCGGCCGGACAGTGTCGACTGCTGCCTCTCATCCCGCTCATCCCGGACTGCAGCTTCCTGTACCACTTCTGCGTCCGCTTGCTCTTCAAGCTGCACAGCC GCTTTTCGGCAGATGTCCTCCTCGGACACAGAGAGAGATTCCGGGAACTGTTCAACAG CCTCAAAGAGTTCTTCAACAGAGCCAGAGAGATGGAATTCTTTAAAAGAATCATCCAGATCCCAGATCTCCCAGAT GCTCCTCCAAACTTTCTTCGTGCCGCCGCCTTGGCCGAGTACAAGAAGCCGGTAGTGGTGATGTCCAACGAGGATCGCTTTGAAGACGAAGAGGAGCCGCAAGCAGAGTTGAAGGACTCACAACAG CACTACCTGCTCAGCCAGATGGCGGTGCCCGATGCGGGCCCGTGGGAGCAGCGGGGGGGGGAGAACGAGATTCTGAAGAGGGAACTTGACGTCCTCAAACCAGAACTTGAGCTCATCAAGTCTGAG GCTCAGAGGTGCGTCACCGAGCTGCGGGCCCAAGTCAACCACCTGGAGGCGGAGGTGGAGGAGCAGCGCACCCACAAGCAGATGGCCCAAGTGGAGAACGAGCACCTACGCATGGAAGTGGAGGCGTTGCGGTGCGCCAACGTGGCAAACGTTGGCGCTCAGCTGGGATTCAAGGAGGCGGACA GTCGAGCGCAGGCGGCCGAGCATCGATTCACCCAGCTCAAGGAGAAACACGCCGAGCTGGTGACCAGCCACGCCGACCTCATGAAGAAG AACGCAGACACGGTGAAGCAGCTGGCCCACACCAAACAGGACCAGGACGGCTTGTGGCGGGCCAAGCAGAACCTGGAAAGTGAGGTGGAAAGACTACGTCAGGAGAAAAGAAACTCG ATGGCTCAGCAGCAGAACGAGCTGGACCGCCTGAACAAGGAACTCCTGGAGCAAAGAGCAGAGATGGCGCTCCTTCGCAGCTCCCTGGAGAGCAAAGAGATG GAGGGGTCCCAGGCCAGCAGCAGCCTCTCAGCTCTGCAGGCTGAGCGCGACACGCTGCTTCGCTCGGCCGGAGACCGAGACGCCGAGCTGGCAGCGCTGAAGCAGCAGCAGAGCGCCGCCGACCTGGACCGGGACCGTCTCAACCGGGAGCTGGAGTCCCTCAGAGctcagctgcagcagcag CTCAACATCAACGCCCAGCAGAAAGCAGAGATCGACAGGCTGCGACGCGAGTTGGACTCCGTCCGAGCTGAGCTGAACCGCGTGAACGGCACCCTGCAAAGCAAAGAACTG AGCGGCAGCCAGCTGAGCAGCACGCTGGCGGGCCTGCAGGTGGAGAGGGACGCGCTGATGCGGTCGGTCCGGGACCAGGAGGCGGAGCTTAACACCCTCCGGCAGCAGGCGCATCTCCAGCAGAGCTCCTTGGAGCAGGAGAGGCAGCGCAGCAGCATGGAGCTGGGAAGCCTGCACGCTCAGCTGCAGCAACAG GCCTGTCGGGAAGGCGAGCTGTCTCACAAACTGCAAGAGGAACAGTTCTGCCTGCTGCAGTGTGCGGTGGTGGAGGCAGAAGGTATCATCCTGGACGCTGTGGCCAAGCTGGACGACCCCATCCACGTCCGCTGCATCAGCTCGCCTG ATTATTTGGTGAATCGTGCTGAGGTTACTCTGGGCTCCGTGGACAAAATGCAGCAGAGTCATTTGCTTTATTTGGGAAACCGGAatg ACGCCAGCGGTTTGCTGAGGGCTGTCACTCAGTTCTCCCACTTGGCGGCCGACACCATCGTGAACGGCAGCGCCACCTCTCACTCCGCCCCCACCGACCAGGCCGACC GTTTGACGGACAGCTGTCGGGACTGTGCCAACCAATGCCTCCAGTTCTTGAAGGACTTGAAGCTGCAGGCCACCTTGCAGAGGGCCGACCCCGCCGCCATACGTTACTCTGTCCGTCGCATCCTGGCTTTGGGACAG GAGCTGCGTCCAAAGGGGCAGGACGTCCTGAAGGAGGAGCTGGGGGACATGGTGGACAAGGAGATGATGGCCACGTCCACCGCCATCGAGGAGGCGGTGCTGCGTATGGAC GAGATCCTGTCCCAGGCCAGGAGAGACACCAGCGGCTTGAAGCTGGAGGTCAACCAGAG CATCCTGGGATCCTGCTCAGACTTGATGAAG GCTGTGCACATGCTCGTCACGGCCGCCACCGATCTACAGAAAGACATCGTGGAAGGAGGGAGG GGAGCCGCTTCTGTTACGGAATTCTACGCCAAGAACTCCCGCTGGACTGAAGGCCTCATCTCGGCGTCCAAGGCGGTGGGCTGGGGCGCCACTCAGCTGCT GGAATCTGCCGACCGGGTGGTGGGCGACGTCGGGACGTACGAGGAGCTCATCGCTTGCTCACATGAGATCGCCGCCAGCACGGCTCAGCTGGTCGCGGCCTCAAAG GTGAAAGCGGAGCGCGGCAACAGGAAGTTGTCCACGGTGCAGCAGGCCTCGCGCCACGTCAACGACATGGCCGCCGTGGTCGTCACCTCCACCAAGCACGGACAGCGGCAGATCTCGGACCAAG GAGCCATGGACTTCTCCGGAATGTCCCTGATCAAgctgaaaaaagaagaaatggaagctCAG GTGAAGGTTCTGCAGCTGGAAAGTCAGCTGGAGCAGGAGCGTGTCCGCCTGGGCGAGCTCAGGAAGCGGCACTACGACCTGGGCGCCCTGGAGGACAACGGGCTGGATGGAGACGACAGCTTCCCACCGCCGCCACCGCCCACTTTGCTGGACCCCGGCGCCTTCTCTCCCACGCAGCCTCCTCCTCAGACCTTTGCATCCACCAACCCCTTCGCACCCGCTGCCACACCGTCTTCACCTCCGCCGCAAACGTACTCCCCCTCCCAGACGTACACGGCATCACATCCCTACATGCCATCTCAGTCCTACATAACAAATCCTAGCCAGAATTACATCACACCTCAGTCCTTCTCATCCTCTCAACACTCCTCACTGGTGTCCAGCCTCTCCTCGCAGCCGCAGCCGCCGCCCCAGCCGCGTACCACCACGAGCACAACCGCTGCGGCGAGCACAGACTCAAAAAGCTCGGAACCTGGAAAACTCAACTTGAACTTTAGGAAGCCCAGCATCTTCTCCAAATCTGGAAACCTGTTTAAGAATGCG TTCAAGCGAGGGGAAGCTGGAAACGGGGAATCTTGA
- the rilpl1 gene encoding RILP-like protein 1 isoform X1 yields MEGRHIPDDPGSALEKNVADLTVMDVYDIAAAVGQEFERIIDQYGCEALSRLMPKVVRVLEILEVMVSRNSIGPETEELRLELDKLRLERTERMEKEKKHRKELELVEDVWRGEAQDLLSQIAQLQEENKSLLNNMPTRDPLSDDDLQRHEGMSERERQVMKKLKEVVDKQRDEIRAKDRELTLKNEDIEALQQQQSRLMKINHDLRHKMSVVEAQGKALIEQKVELEAGAQTRWHEVGALRQEVARLRERLQGRMPAGDAPAQPPSPAEEALCEEETGALDSKDPNRARFTLQELRDVLHERNELKAKVFLLQEELAYYKSDETEDQMVTPIPSPSPELRSRSHSSVQHESGIKRLFNLFSRDKRGGGGLWTAKDDAYTEQAQEALPHV; encoded by the exons atggagggccgacaCATCCCGGACGACCCCGGCTCGGCCCTGGAGAAGAACGTGGCCGACCTGACCGTCATGGACGTCTACGACATCGCCGCGGCGGTGGGTCAGGAGTTCGAGCGGATCATCGACCAGTACGGCTGCGAGGCTCTTTCCCGCCTCATGCCCAAGGTGGTGCGCGTGCTGGAGATCCTGGAGGTGATGGTCAGCCGCAACAGTATCGGCCCGGAGACCGAGGAGCTGCGCCTGGAGCTGGACAAGCTCAGGCTGGAGAGGACGGAGAGGATGGAAAAGGAGAAGAAGCACAGAAAG GAGTTGGAGCTGGTGGAGGACGTGTGGCGAGGCGAGGCTCAGGATCTTCTCTCCCAGATCGCTCAGCTGCAGGAGGAGAACAAAAGCCTCCTGAACAACATGCCCACCCGAGACCCCCTGAGCGACGACGACCTGCAGCGTCACGAGG GCATGAGCGAGAGGGAGAGGCAGGTGATGAAGAAGCTGAAAGAGGTGGTGGACAAGCAGAGGGACGAGATTCGGGCCAAGGACCGGGAGCTGACGTTGAAGAACGAGGACATCGAGGCA ctccagcagcagcagtctcgcCTGATGAAGATCAACCACGACCTTCGCCACAAGATGTCGGTGGTGGAGGCGCAGGGCAAGGCGCTGATCGAGCAGAAGGTGGAGCTGGAGGCCGGCGCTCAGACGCGGTGGCACGAAGTGGGCGCCCTCCGGCAGGAAGTGGCGCGCCTGCGGGAGCGGCTGCAGGGGCGCATGCCCGCGGGGGACGCCCCGGCTCAGCCCCCGTCGCCTGCAGAG GAGGCGCTGTGCGAGGAGGAGACGGGGGCCCTGGACTCCAAAGACCCCAACAGGGCCAGGTTCACCCTGCAGGAGCTGCGGGACGTCCTCCACGAGAGGAATGAACTCAAAGCCAAAGTCTTCCTGCTGCAGGAGGAGCTGGCCTATTACAAGAG CGACGAAACCGAAGACCAGATGGTCACGCCTATTCCCAGTCCTTCGCCCGAGCTCAGGAGTCGCTCACACTCTTCGGTGCAGCATGAATCTGGAATCAAACGCCT GTTTAACCTGTTTTCGCGTGACAAGCGTGGCGGGGGCGGCCTGTGGACGGCCAAAGACGACGCGTACACGGAGCAAGCGCAGGAGGCCTTGCCCCATGTCTAG
- the rilpl1 gene encoding RILP-like protein 1 isoform X2, giving the protein MEGRHIPDDPGSALEKNVADLTVMDVYDIAAAVGQEFERIIDQYGCEALSRLMPKVVRVLEILEVMVSRNSIGPETEELRLELDKLRLERTERMEKEKKHRKELELVEDVWRGEAQDLLSQIAQLQEENKSLLNNMPTRDPLSDDDLQRHEGMSERERQVMKKLKEVVDKQRDEIRAKDRELTLKNEDIEALQQQQSRLMKINHDLRHKMSVVEAQGKALIEQKVELEAGAQTRWHEVGALRQEVARLRERLQGRMPAGDAPAQPPSPAEEALCEEETGALDSKDPNRARFTLQELRDVLHERNELKAKVFLLQEELAYYKSDETEDQMVTPIPSPSPELRSRSHSSVQHESGIKRLIFTAIMPMVAAGLIQDDPTLLPARRLLALV; this is encoded by the exons atggagggccgacaCATCCCGGACGACCCCGGCTCGGCCCTGGAGAAGAACGTGGCCGACCTGACCGTCATGGACGTCTACGACATCGCCGCGGCGGTGGGTCAGGAGTTCGAGCGGATCATCGACCAGTACGGCTGCGAGGCTCTTTCCCGCCTCATGCCCAAGGTGGTGCGCGTGCTGGAGATCCTGGAGGTGATGGTCAGCCGCAACAGTATCGGCCCGGAGACCGAGGAGCTGCGCCTGGAGCTGGACAAGCTCAGGCTGGAGAGGACGGAGAGGATGGAAAAGGAGAAGAAGCACAGAAAG GAGTTGGAGCTGGTGGAGGACGTGTGGCGAGGCGAGGCTCAGGATCTTCTCTCCCAGATCGCTCAGCTGCAGGAGGAGAACAAAAGCCTCCTGAACAACATGCCCACCCGAGACCCCCTGAGCGACGACGACCTGCAGCGTCACGAGG GCATGAGCGAGAGGGAGAGGCAGGTGATGAAGAAGCTGAAAGAGGTGGTGGACAAGCAGAGGGACGAGATTCGGGCCAAGGACCGGGAGCTGACGTTGAAGAACGAGGACATCGAGGCA ctccagcagcagcagtctcgcCTGATGAAGATCAACCACGACCTTCGCCACAAGATGTCGGTGGTGGAGGCGCAGGGCAAGGCGCTGATCGAGCAGAAGGTGGAGCTGGAGGCCGGCGCTCAGACGCGGTGGCACGAAGTGGGCGCCCTCCGGCAGGAAGTGGCGCGCCTGCGGGAGCGGCTGCAGGGGCGCATGCCCGCGGGGGACGCCCCGGCTCAGCCCCCGTCGCCTGCAGAG GAGGCGCTGTGCGAGGAGGAGACGGGGGCCCTGGACTCCAAAGACCCCAACAGGGCCAGGTTCACCCTGCAGGAGCTGCGGGACGTCCTCCACGAGAGGAATGAACTCAAAGCCAAAGTCTTCCTGCTGCAGGAGGAGCTGGCCTATTACAAGAG CGACGAAACCGAAGACCAGATGGTCACGCCTATTCCCAGTCCTTCGCCCGAGCTCAGGAGTCGCTCACACTCTTCGGTGCAGCATGAATCTGGAATCAAACGCCT GATCTTCACGGCCATCATGCCCATGGTGGCGGCTGGTTTGATCCAAGACGACCCCACTTTACTGCCAGCCAGACGCCTCTTGGCGCTTGTATGA